The genomic segment CACAGTGGGTAAATTTTCGATCTGGTAGCGTTTTCTCAACTCAGGCTGCTCATCAATATCCACTTTGGCAAAGATAAACTGGCTGGCAAACTCCTTGGCAAGTTCACTAAAGAGGTCAGCCACCACAAAGCATGGCTCAGACCATACCCCCATAAACCCAACCAACACCGGTATTTTTTGGGAGTTATCAATTACAATCGACGGAAAATTTTTCTCCGTCGCTTCAAATATATACACATCCTGGCTCATACTAATCTCTATAATGTTTTGCGTTTTTATCCAAGGGATAGAATAACAGTTAAATCCTCAAAACTGTATCGAGTTTGTAGAGCCTACGGGCTAAATGCACCCGTAATGAGCACTCTTTTACCTCTTTGCCCCTTTCATGTTCCGCCCCCTTTTAACACTCGATCGACTACCCATAAAATGGCCGCACAATATAAAAATACCGACCCTAATAGCAATACCGCAATGGCGGCAAAAATATCAGGGGCTTTTATCAGTGTGGTCATCCTTTTAATTTTTTAGCGTCTCCATCAAGTCGATCATAAACTCTGTATCTTCCTGCTCGACCACCTTCCAGCTTTCAATACCTAGCCCTTGTAATACACCCCGCCCTTTTTCGTGCGCGGGCATGGCCAGTAAATTTTCCAGTATCTCATCACGTTTATGGCTTATCTGCGGCCCGGCTAACAGCAGGTGATGAATGTCATGAATATCGCTGCGCACCAGTGATTTTAATTTACTGCGGGTCATTTTCGATAAGTTTGTATAGGTGTCTGCGAGGAAAAAACCTACGTCAGCATCCTGAGTAATGAGGTCTTTTGCTACAAGGACGTAGGTTGCCCGGGTCGCTGCGGTGGTATTTTTTGCATCCAAATTTGCAGGCTCAAGCATCAGTGAGCAGACCATATTGACATCCGGATCGTCAGTTTTTGAGATACGCAGCCCTGGCTGCAACTCGTCTACATTCGAGACACTGCTTTCGGCACTCACCGCAATAATCGCCTCATCAGCCGCATTATCTGGGCAGGCAATCGGTACAAAACTTTTTTCTCGCACCAGTTTTGATGCATCAAACGGGTTGGCATAGATCAAATCTATTTCGTCATTTGCAATGGCTTTACGCTGTGACTCAAAGTCATTATAGAGTTCAAGATGGATCTGTTCATTAAGGCTTTTTTGTAGCCAGGTGTTGAAAAAAAACCAGCCGGAGATGAACTCCGGGTTGAAGTCTGGGCTAACCGTGAATGTATATTTCATGTTGTTTACTCCAGAGATAGAAGGGATCTACAAGTGGTTACGTTAACGTCTCATAGAGTGCTTGTGCTTCCTTTACTTTGGTTTTGGAGGGGCGACGGCGTACCGAGGTGTAACCTAAAACCTTACCCTCTCTTATGTTGGGAATAACGGTGGCATAGACCCAATAGAACCCGCCATCTTTACGCAGGTTTTTGACATAGCCGTGCCACTTCTTCTTTTCTGCCAGGGTACTCCATAGCCCCTGAAAGGCGGCGGCGGGCATTGCCGGGTGGCGCAAAATATAGTGTGGTGCACCCATCAGCTCTTCTCGTGTGTAACCCGACATCTCAACAAATGATTCGTTGGCATGGGTGATTGCCCCCTTTAGGTCGGTGCGGGAAACAATCAAACGCCCATCAGGCACTGGGGATTCGATCTCTGTGTAGAAAATTTTTCGTTGTGAATCATCATGAAATGTCAGCACCATTTCACGGTATTCTCCGATAATATCGGCTGTATTCATATCGTTCATATGCACTCCTCGATTGCAGTAGCCGTGCTCTATTTGACTCAACCGGGCTACAATATTTTGGTCACATCTTCTGCTGCTCTTTTCACATCAAGAAAGATCAGCCCCAGCCGTGCCGTCGGTTTTGCCATAACGGAGATCACCGCATCTCGGCCAGCATGGGCCATCAATACATAGCCGTTATTGCCCTTAATCAGCACCTGCTCCAGCTCGCCCCGCTGTAGCTCTTGTGAGGTGCGGTCGCCCAGTGACAACATCGCTGCACCCATGGCACCGACTCTATCTTCATCCATGCCGGCGGGAAGCATCGCCGCTATCATGAGTCCGTCGGTAGAGATGATGGCCGATGCTTCAATATCAGCGGAGCTTCCATTCAGGTCACTTAAGATGGAGGTTAATAAATCTGAACGCATAACGTGACTCCTATAATCCTGCTTGGTAATAAATCAAACTAATCAATTTTTTTGGATGTACCGCTCACTGAGAAACCAGATAAGTTGCATAAAAGCCGGTTGATTCAACGTCGGCAGTCCGCTGATCACCAGTGAAAATCGCTGCTCTCCGATATAGAGCGGCCAAAACCCCAGCTCGCTATCCCCCCCGGCATTGACTACCGCCCACGCAGAAGATGCCATACTCAGATTGTTTTGCAGCAAGCCCGTGTGCCGCTGGTGCAAGGAGGCGAGGTCGGCACTGAGTGCTGAAATCTCTTCTGCTGCCTCATGGGCAAAGCCATGGGTGGCCAGATAAAACCCTTCTTCATCGGCTAACAACGCCTTTCCCGAGCCACAAAGCGCCGCCAGTAACGGGGGAGCGACCTCTTCCAGCCTTCCTTTGGGTGAGTGCTGCTTATCGTCAAAGCCTTGCAGCCAACCCAGTTTTTGAGATCGATGCAGCAGTGACAGTGCATCTTGCTCATCCGCAATATTGGATAATTTTTTCAGTTTTTCCAGTGTCAAATAACGGCTTTTCGGTTTTGACAGCAGTGAAAATAGCAGCTGCCTTGCCGGGTCACTATGGTTACTTGAAATGGCGTAGTATGCCCCTGCAGGGGTCGGCACCACGTAATACTCTGTCATTAATTGTAATTCGCTCATCTATTCGCCCAACCATGGATCAAGTGTAAACAGCAGCGCCTCTACCAGCTTGGAAATATCTTCACCCTCTCGGGCATCTACCTCAAAGAGTGGTGGGTTAATACCGTGCTCTTGAATTTTCTTGTGGTAATCTTCCAGTGAGGGTTCGGGACTGACATCCATTTTTGTAATACCGATGGCTACCTTATTTTCCGCAATAAAGTTTTTAAAGGCATCGAGAAAAAAAGCCATATCTTTAAAGGGATCGGCGCGGCTATTATCCAGCAGCAAAACCAACCCCAGCCCACCCTGGCTAAGAATTTCCCACATAAAGCTGAAACGCTCCTGACCGGGCGTGCCATAGAGGTGAATTCGTTCATTATCACCCAACAGCATGACACCGTAATCCATGGCAACTGTGGTTTCCGGCTTGTGATCTCGGGCCATATCACTGGCATGTTCATCGGTCTTAACCACCGGTGAGTCACTAATGGAGCTAATCGCCGTTGTCTTGCCCGCACCCACCGGCCCGGTGAAAATAATTTTATGATTGCTCATGCTATTGTCCAAATTTATGCGCGATTAAGGACGCTTTAGTTTGAGACCCTTGCACAACAGGGGCGCGAGAAAAAAGAGATAAAATTTGACTGATTAAGGCATAAAATGCAGCGAGTAGTGCGCTATTCACCAGGTTTTCAACGAAAATAAGGTGCATTTTAACCTTTTTCATCCGTGCATCCTCTCGTGCAAAGGTCTCAATTTGTTTAATATTTTCCCAAACAAGCCATGGAGCCGGTGCTGTTTTATGGGCGCAGGCTCTATTAAGGAGTCAGCCATTCGATGGGCAGAGCCGGCCAGCCCGATTGCATGCGCTGCACTGTAGAGTGAAAACACCTGACTATATGGGATACCCAATACCTGGCTGATCAAGGGAAGCTTGCGGGGCTGGCCTATGAGCAGCGTGATAGCACGCATCATGCTGGGTGAAACACGCAAGCGGGTGATGTTTGGCCAGTGCCTCAGATAGACCGGCGCATTTAAATCTGTCCCGAGGGGTACTCTCCCTTGCGCACTCCATAGCGCCACTCGCCATAAAAATGCATCCATTGAGCTACCCGCTTTGGTCTCAACAGCACGATACTCCAGTTCAAGGCTATTCTTCCTATTATGGGTGCGCATTTTCACCTCAAGGGTACAGAGTGGTGAGGTGCAAAGCCGCTCCAGCCAGGTTTCATTAATGGAGGTAATTACTTTTTTTGCCTCCGGAAGAACCGTAATTGTCTTCCACTCACCGCCAATTCTAATACTGAGTTGAACGGCACTATTCTTTTTTACAGCCCGTTTAATTGCGCTAGCAACTTCCCCTTGAAGGTGGTTTTCAGGGTCGTAGAAATAGCTCTCTTTGGACTCCGCCTGGCTAAAGTCCACCGGGGGTATGCGAGTGCGGCTAACGGGGCGTTTTTTAGGTTCAACTCGACTCACCTTTTCAGCTGCGGGCGCTTTAACCTGCTCTGTATGGCGAGTAACTGCGTCCTCTTTTAACTCACTCTTCATCGCTATGGCTTCACCAACCCGCCGAGGCTCAAGCAGCGGTAACTGGGAGACTTTTTTGATTGTTTTTATCAGCATATCGACCCGAATGGGGCGTGCCACATAGTGAGTATCTTCGAGCTGGGGGTCGTTCACTGAGAGTACAATGATGTGTCGCAACGGGTAGTCGTTACGCACTTTTTCTAACAGGCTTTCACCATCAACACTGTCCATATTAACGATGGACATATCGGCGGATGCGGCATCATCAGTGAGCGTGCAGCACTCTTTACCGGGGCCATTAAAGGCCATACGCAGCGCTTCGCATGACCGTTCATCCATGCCGTAAACAGTGGCTGTTAAGCTATTTTCTCCCGATGCTTTCATCGCATAACACCCTCTTTACAGATCAAAAGCCTCAGCTTGTTTATGCCACTCGGTTTGTACAGCCTGTGGCCACTCTGGACATTTTTTATAGCTCACTCGAAAAGCATCTCTATTCTCTGTGTGCCGATAAATCATCAACAGCTCCAGGCTTAACTCCCCCTGCTGTGGCGCCTGCTGCAACGCTTGCTCCAATAACTTTTGAGCGGTTTCAATCTGCCCGCTATTCAACAGGTCACGCACCTCATCTATCAGTGCGGTATCGGCCACATGTGCCACGTCTACCTGCTCTTCACTTATATTCAGTGAGCCACTCACCGCTGCACTTAAACGGGAGTAGCGGGTGAGTGGCATCATATTGGTTGCCAAGAGGCCACGCTGCATCCCCGCTTTAAACAGAGCAAGCTGAGGCTTGGTCAACCGCGCAGCAACGCCCCGTAACAGCCGCAATCGCAAGGCGCTGCCGTTGTCGCCCAGCGCGATAAAGAGATCGAGCAAGGAGCCGTATAACCCTTCCCGGTGATCATGTTGATGATATATTTTTAAGCGTTGCAGATGGGCCGCCAGATCGGCGGGGACTCTCTGAATACGGTGAGCAAGGTGCTCTAATATTTTATCATCCATGTCGCCCGGTCTACTCTGCGCATAATCGCTGGCAGAAAAAAAACAGGGATCCTGTCGTAAAAGGTCACTCTCAATGCTGTCCGTAGCGGGTACATCACAACCTAGTACATCAACCATCTTATATTGCCTGGTCAGTTGATCTGTCAGTGCCCATGGCAAGGCGCGTTTCGCAGGGAATTGTATTCTCTTTACAAGAAACGCAACACCGCCATGGGTACTGACAGATCAACCCTGCGGGCGTTTCTGTGGCACTCCGCCTCGGCGTTATAGCGCTTGCCAAGGGAATAACCATTACCTGCGAGCTATGCCTTGATGCGAAATGCCACAGAATCGCTGACCAGGCAATATAAGGTGGTTGATGTACTAGATGAATAGCCGACATGGTTTTGGTGCTCTTAAAGATTTATAAAAGGGTTAATTTCTATGCCACATGATAGAACTCGCACCCCATATGACGGCAATTTGGTGACAAAGTTAATGGCAATCGTTGATGAATACAGAAAAATAACCTTACTTTAAGTGGCAATACCAGGTCATATTATAATAGCGCGGTTCAGGTGGTAAGAAATAGAGAGGGGAGCTACCGCTATAAACGGGCGGACAATAGGCTCATAACCTCCTCATCAAACAGAACAATCGGGTTTGTTTTCATGCTGCTACCCCGGCAGTTTTCTACCACCTTCGTAAGCATCGATGGGGTTACCCCGTAGTGAGACAGACCCGGCAATTGCAGATGTGCCGTCCACTCGCTAAGCTGCGCGGTCAACATCTGCTGAGCCTCTTCATCACTTTGGTGATGTTTACGACTGAATAGGCGACCGACCTCGGCGTAGCGTTTCAACCCTGGGTTTTGCGGGTCCCTCGATTGCATCGCAACAATATTCACCTTGCTTGCCTCGGCAACCAGGGTGCCGCAAGCGATACCATGGGGGATGGGGAAGAAGGCACCCAATGGTGAGGCGAGGCCATGCACTGAGCCTAGGCCTACTTGCGCCAGGGTCACCCCGGATAACCAGGCGGCATAGAGCATGTTATCTTGCGCCTCTGTGGCCTGGTCACCCTTTTGATACCAATCCAGCAGACTATCTCGCACCCTCCTCAAGCCGCTCAGAGCCAGTGCATCTGTGAAAGGATTTGCCTTGGTTGAGAGGTAGGATTCCAGCAGTTGGGTCAGCGCATCCATGCCATTACCGGCAATAAGCTCAGCGCTACAACCGTTTAGCAACAGCGGATCCAGAATCGCATACTCTGCCACCAGCTGGTCATCCCGAAATGATTTCTTGAACCCCTCTGCCCCTTGCATACTCAGCACTGCGTTTTTAGTCGCTTCACTACCGGTGCCCGCTGTTGTTGGCACCGCAATAAAGGGGGTGGATGGGCCACGATAAATTTTCTCCGGCCCAACACCTTCCAGATGATCCATCACTGAGTTACCGGGCTTCAGCAGCCCGGCAATCGCCTTTGCGGCATCCAGCACACTGCCACCACCAATACCTAACACCACTTCAATCTGTTGAGGGTGGTATTCGGCTACCACTTCATCAATGCACTGTGGTGATGGCTCACCACTGATCACAACCTGCTGCCACTCAAAACCATCCACCCGCAAAGCATCCATTAGCCACTGCCATTGCGACTGCTGCTGCAGAGAGCGGCTACCAGTGACCAGTAGCACTTTGGTACCGTACAGTTTCATAATCAGCGGAATTTTAGCAAAACTGCCCCGCCCATATTCAATGCGGGGAACTCTGGAAATAGAAAACGAGGTGAGCGACATCAAGCGTGATCCTTATTTTTTGCATACAAACAATACACATTAAACGATAGCTGAAACCGCTAACCCCGACAATTTTTTGTGTCTCTAGATCTAGAGCGCTTTCATCCGTAGGGGGTAGTGCTCAATCCAATATCGATTCACCTGTTTATCTGCTACTCTTGCGACAAAAATAGGTTGATAAATTTTAATCATGAAAAAGCAACTTTTGGCTCTGCTATTGCTAGCCTCTCTGCCAGCACACGCCATTGTCAATCTGGATGAAATTCATAGCCGTGATGTTGAGCTGGGCCTGAGCGGTGCGCTGGGTATCAACTTCAGTGGCTCGAAAGGTAATAGCGATGAAACCAACACTCAGCTGTCAGCGCAGTTACAGCGGGGAACGGAAACCTACAGTGATATTTTAATGGTCAGCTACCACTACGGTGAGGCGAATGGTCAGCTTAATAATGATAACGCGTTTATTCATCTGCGCCATATACAAAAGATGGACGCTACTTTTTCATGGGAGCTTTTTACCCAGCTGCAAAATGATCGCTTTTCCCGACTCTCGTTGCGCACTTTAGTGGGGGGTGGTTTGCGCTATAAATGGGCAGAAACAGACAACCGCATCATTTTAGGTGTCGGTGCATTTTATGAGCGGGAGCGTATTGACGATACATCACTGTCAGTAGATGAGAGAAGAGAGCATCGTAACTGGCGTGGTAATTTTTACAGCATTATCTCCCACACCCTCAACCCGCAAAGCCACCTGTTTGGCACACTCTACTTTCAACCCCGTTTTGACGATACGACTGATTATCGCCTGCTGCTACAGAGTGGTATTAAAGTCAAAATAGCCA from the Gammaproteobacteria bacterium genome contains:
- a CDS encoding ATP/GTP-binding protein, coding for MSNHKIIFTGPVGAGKTTAISSISDSPVVKTDEHASDMARDHKPETTVAMDYGVMLLGDNERIHLYGTPGQERFSFMWEILSQGGLGLVLLLDNSRADPFKDMAFFLDAFKNFIAENKVAIGITKMDVSPEPSLEDYHKKIQEHGINPPLFEVDAREGEDISKLVEALLFTLDPWLGE
- a CDS encoding DUF481 domain-containing protein, giving the protein MKKQLLALLLLASLPAHAIVNLDEIHSRDVELGLSGALGINFSGSKGNSDETNTQLSAQLQRGTETYSDILMVSYHYGEANGQLNNDNAFIHLRHIQKMDATFSWELFTQLQNDRFSRLSLRTLVGGGLRYKWAETDNRIILGVGAFYERERIDDTSLSVDERREHRNWRGNFYSIISHTLNPQSHLFGTLYFQPRFDDTTDYRLLLQSGIKVKIAKSLDLVIGLDAAYDNKPPLTVEKYDINYRSGLEYTF
- a CDS encoding PAS domain-containing protein yields the protein MNDMNTADIIGEYREMVLTFHDDSQRKIFYTEIESPVPDGRLIVSRTDLKGAITHANESFVEMSGYTREELMGAPHYILRHPAMPAAAFQGLWSTLAEKKKWHGYVKNLRKDGGFYWVYATVIPNIREGKVLGYTSVRRRPSKTKVKEAQALYETLT
- a CDS encoding iron-containing alcohol dehydrogenase — translated: MSLTSFSISRVPRIEYGRGSFAKIPLIMKLYGTKVLLVTGSRSLQQQSQWQWLMDALRVDGFEWQQVVISGEPSPQCIDEVVAEYHPQQIEVVLGIGGGSVLDAAKAIAGLLKPGNSVMDHLEGVGPEKIYRGPSTPFIAVPTTAGTGSEATKNAVLSMQGAEGFKKSFRDDQLVAEYAILDPLLLNGCSAELIAGNGMDALTQLLESYLSTKANPFTDALALSGLRRVRDSLLDWYQKGDQATEAQDNMLYAAWLSGVTLAQVGLGSVHGLASPLGAFFPIPHGIACGTLVAEASKVNIVAMQSRDPQNPGLKRYAEVGRLFSRKHHQSDEEAQQMLTAQLSEWTAHLQLPGLSHYGVTPSMLTKVVENCRGSSMKTNPIVLFDEEVMSLLSARL
- a CDS encoding roadblock/LC7 domain-containing protein, which gives rise to MRSDLLTSILSDLNGSSADIEASAIISTDGLMIAAMLPAGMDEDRVGAMGAAMLSLGDRTSQELQRGELEQVLIKGNNGYVLMAHAGRDAVISVMAKPTARLGLIFLDVKRAAEDVTKIL
- a CDS encoding phosphate/phosphite/phosphonate ABC transporter substrate-binding protein — encoded protein: MKYTFTVSPDFNPEFISGWFFFNTWLQKSLNEQIHLELYNDFESQRKAIANDEIDLIYANPFDASKLVREKSFVPIACPDNAADEAIIAVSAESSVSNVDELQPGLRISKTDDPDVNMVCSLMLEPANLDAKNTTAATRATYVLVAKDLITQDADVGFFLADTYTNLSKMTRSKLKSLVRSDIHDIHHLLLAGPQISHKRDEILENLLAMPAHEKGRGVLQGLGIESWKVVEQEDTEFMIDLMETLKN